In one Salipiger abyssi genomic region, the following are encoded:
- the metZ gene encoding O-succinylhomoserine sulfhydrylase — protein MTTKGRRTQAVHGGTQRSQWGEMSEAIFLTQGFAYDSAEQAEARFIQAGPDEYIYARYGNPTVAMFEKRIALLEGAEDAFATASGMAAVNGALVSMLRAGDRVVAARALFGSCLYILEEILPRFGVEVVFVDGADLAQWEAALAPGAKAVFFESMANPTLELVDIEGVAKLAHAAGALVVVDNVFSTPVYSKAIAQGADAVVYSATKHIDGQGRALGGVILGTREFIRKTVEPYMKHTGGSMSPFTAWIMLKGLETLELRVRAQTASAGAIAEAVSGHGKVTLVSYPGLDSHPQRALAQRQLGGAGGTVVSFEIDGGKEAAFRFCNALEIVLISNNLGDAKTIATHPATTTHQRLTPEQRAGLGISDGLIRLSVGIEATEDLVADILQALDAV, from the coding sequence ATGACGACCAAGGGACGACGCACCCAGGCGGTGCACGGGGGCACGCAGCGCAGCCAGTGGGGCGAGATGAGCGAGGCGATTTTCCTCACTCAGGGTTTTGCCTATGACAGCGCCGAGCAGGCGGAGGCGCGCTTTATCCAGGCGGGGCCGGACGAATACATCTATGCCCGCTACGGCAATCCGACTGTGGCGATGTTCGAAAAGCGCATCGCGCTGCTCGAAGGCGCCGAGGATGCCTTTGCCACCGCTTCCGGCATGGCGGCGGTGAACGGGGCGCTGGTGTCGATGCTGCGCGCCGGCGATCGGGTGGTCGCGGCACGGGCGCTGTTCGGCTCCTGCCTCTACATTCTCGAAGAGATCCTGCCGCGCTTCGGCGTCGAGGTGGTCTTTGTCGATGGCGCCGATCTGGCGCAGTGGGAGGCGGCGCTGGCGCCCGGCGCCAAGGCGGTGTTCTTCGAGAGCATGGCCAACCCGACGCTGGAGCTGGTCGATATCGAGGGCGTGGCCAAGCTCGCCCATGCCGCCGGTGCGCTGGTGGTGGTCGACAACGTGTTCTCCACCCCGGTCTATTCGAAGGCCATCGCGCAGGGCGCCGATGCGGTGGTCTATTCCGCCACCAAACATATCGACGGGCAGGGACGGGCGCTCGGCGGGGTGATTCTCGGCACGCGGGAGTTCATCCGCAAGACCGTCGAGCCCTATATGAAGCACACCGGTGGCTCGATGAGCCCGTTCACCGCCTGGATCATGCTCAAGGGGCTCGAAACGCTCGAGCTGCGGGTGCGGGCGCAGACGGCCTCTGCCGGGGCCATCGCCGAGGCGGTCTCGGGTCATGGCAAGGTGACGCTGGTCAGCTATCCCGGGCTCGACAGCCATCCGCAGCGCGCGCTGGCGCAGCGCCAGCTCGGCGGGGCGGGGGGCACGGTGGTGTCCTTCGAGATCGACGGTGGCAAGGAGGCGGCGTTCCGCTTCTGCAACGCGCTGGAGATCGTGCTGATCTCGAACAATCTCGGCGACGCCAAGACCATCGCGACCCATCCGGCGACGACCACGCATCAGCGCCTGACGCCGGAGCAGCGCGCCGGGCTGGGCATCTCTGACGGATTGATCCGCCTTTCGGTCGGAATCGAGGCGACGGAGGATCTCGTTGCCGATATTCTCCAGGCACTCGACGCCGTCTGA
- a CDS encoding TrkH family potassium uptake protein → MFDIRPVAYVIGLLVATLGATMFLPMLVDIAEGRGEWHVFLETGLVTMLTGGLISLACANAVKQGLTLQQTFLLTVGVWAALPLFGGLPFIFGATEASFTDAYFEAMSGLTTTGSTVFSGLDTLPKGLLLWRGILQWLGGIGIIVVAMVFLPELRVGGMQVFRSEAFETMGKILPRATQIASSISTIYVALTLACAVAYLLCGMNPFDATVHALTTLSTGGFANYDASFGAFSGPAEYVASVFMILAALPFVRYVQMLNGNRIAIWRDSQVRVFLYTIGALVAVMVVTLLSIFPHHPEQAVREALFNITSIISGTGYASVDYMGWGPFLITLFFFIGLIGGCAGSTACSVKIFRYQILFASIAVQLKRIRAPHGVFAPRFQGRTVDDETLYSVLAFFGFFVVSLGVLAVGLGMTGLDFITSLSGAATALANVGPGLGDMIGPAGNFAEINDTAKWMLAFAMLTGRLEVMAVFTLFTLRFWRA, encoded by the coding sequence ATGTTCGACATACGCCCCGTCGCCTATGTGATCGGCCTGCTGGTCGCCACGCTCGGCGCCACCATGTTTCTGCCGATGCTCGTGGATATCGCCGAAGGGCGGGGCGAGTGGCATGTGTTCCTCGAAACCGGCCTGGTGACCATGCTCACCGGAGGGCTCATCTCGCTGGCCTGCGCCAATGCGGTGAAACAGGGGCTGACGCTGCAACAGACCTTTCTGTTGACCGTGGGCGTCTGGGCGGCGCTGCCGCTCTTCGGCGGGCTTCCCTTCATCTTCGGCGCCACCGAGGCGAGCTTTACCGACGCCTATTTCGAGGCCATGTCGGGGCTCACCACCACCGGCTCCACGGTGTTCTCGGGGCTCGATACGCTGCCCAAGGGGCTGCTTCTGTGGCGCGGCATCCTGCAATGGCTGGGCGGCATCGGCATCATCGTCGTCGCCATGGTGTTCCTGCCCGAGCTGCGGGTGGGCGGCATGCAGGTCTTCCGCTCCGAGGCCTTTGAGACTATGGGCAAGATCCTGCCCCGCGCGACCCAAATCGCCTCGTCGATCTCGACCATCTATGTGGCGCTGACGCTGGCCTGTGCGGTGGCCTACCTATTGTGTGGGATGAACCCGTTCGACGCCACGGTGCATGCGCTCACCACGCTCTCGACCGGCGGTTTCGCCAATTACGACGCCAGTTTCGGCGCGTTTTCAGGGCCGGCGGAATATGTTGCCTCGGTCTTTATGATCCTCGCGGCGTTGCCCTTCGTGCGCTATGTGCAGATGCTCAACGGCAATCGCATCGCGATCTGGCGCGACAGCCAGGTGCGGGTATTTCTCTACACCATCGGAGCGCTGGTCGCGGTGATGGTGGTGACGCTGCTGTCGATCTTTCCGCACCACCCGGAACAGGCGGTGCGCGAGGCGCTGTTCAATATCACCTCGATCATCTCGGGCACCGGCTATGCCTCGGTGGACTACATGGGCTGGGGCCCGTTCCTGATCACGCTGTTCTTCTTCATCGGGCTGATCGGCGGCTGCGCCGGCTCGACCGCCTGTTCGGTCAAGATTTTCCGCTATCAGATCCTCTTCGCGTCGATCGCGGTTCAGCTGAAGCGGATCCGCGCGCCGCATGGGGTCTTTGCGCCGCGCTTTCAGGGGCGCACGGTCGATGACGAGACGCTCTATTCGGTGCTCGCCTTCTTTGGCTTCTTCGTGGTGTCGCTGGGGGTGCTGGCGGTGGGGCTGGGGATGACCGGGCTCGATTTCATCACCTCGCTCTCGGGCGCGGCGACGGCGCTGGCCAATGTCGGGCCGGGGCTCGGCGACATGATCGGGCCGGCGGGCAATTTCGCCGAGATCAACGATACCGCGAAATGGATGCTGGCCTTTGCCATGCTGACCGGACGGCTCGAGGTCATGGCGGTCTTCACGCTCTTCACGCTGCGCTTCTGGCGCGCCTGA
- a CDS encoding CarD family transcriptional regulator, producing MTKTKKNEFRPNDYVVYPAHGVGQIMSIEEQEVAGMKLELFVISFEKDKMTLRVPTHKATEIGMRSLSTPDVVSQAMKTLKGKAKVKRAMWSRRAQEYEQKINSGDLIAIAEVVRDLHRADDQREQSYSERQLYEAALERLTREVAAVSGGDEVAAARQVDEVLGLRAA from the coding sequence ATGACCAAAACCAAGAAAAACGAATTCCGCCCGAATGATTACGTGGTCTACCCTGCGCATGGCGTGGGTCAGATCATGTCGATCGAGGAGCAGGAAGTCGCCGGCATGAAGCTGGAACTGTTTGTGATCTCCTTCGAGAAGGACAAGATGACCCTGCGGGTGCCCACCCACAAGGCGACCGAAATCGGCATGCGCTCGCTCTCCACGCCCGACGTTGTCAGCCAGGCGATGAAGACGCTGAAGGGCAAGGCTAAGGTCAAGCGGGCCATGTGGTCGCGCCGCGCGCAGGAATACGAACAAAAGATCAATTCCGGCGATCTGATCGCCATCGCCGAAGTGGTGCGCGACCTGCACCGCGCCGACGATCAGCGCGAGCAGAGCTATTCCGAACGTCAGCTTTACGAAGCGGCGCTGGAGCGGCTGACCCGTGAGGTTGCCGCCGTCTCCGGTGGCGACGAGGTCGCTGCCGCGCGCCAGGTCGACGAGGTTCTGGGGCTGCGCGCCGCCTGA
- the folE2 gene encoding GTP cyclohydrolase FolE2, which translates to MNVFTPEIDRKPSQEEAAAALALLRRYTDKAQDAEIAALDPALAVLRDGVAYPDLSRDYPEGFTVDAAYRATLPDLQNGPASLIRGENRAIQHVGISNFRLPIRYRTRDNGELMLETSVTGTVSLDADKKGINMSRIMRSFYAHAEKTFSFEVIEAALDDYKTDLESFDARIEMRFSFPVKVESLRSGLQGYQYYDIALELVETAGVRRKILHLDYVYSSTCPCSLELSEHARRARGQLATPHSQRSVARISVEMKEGGCLWFEDLIGLCRKAVPTETQVMVKREDEQAFAELNAANPIFVEDAARLFAEQLQADPRIGDFRVLASHQESLHSHDAVSVLTEGTTFANDSLDPRLFSTLIHAG; encoded by the coding sequence ATGAACGTCTTTACGCCGGAAATCGACCGCAAGCCCAGCCAGGAAGAGGCCGCGGCAGCGCTCGCGCTGCTGCGCCGCTATACGGACAAGGCGCAGGATGCCGAGATCGCGGCGCTCGATCCGGCGCTGGCGGTGCTGCGTGACGGTGTCGCCTATCCGGATCTGTCGCGCGACTATCCGGAGGGCTTCACGGTTGATGCGGCGTATCGCGCCACGCTGCCCGACCTTCAGAACGGCCCCGCCTCGCTGATCCGGGGCGAGAACCGGGCGATCCAGCATGTGGGGATCTCGAATTTCCGCCTGCCGATCCGCTACCGCACCCGCGACAATGGCGAGCTGATGCTGGAGACCTCGGTCACCGGCACCGTGAGCCTTGATGCGGACAAGAAGGGCATCAACATGTCGCGCATCATGCGCAGCTTTTATGCCCATGCGGAAAAGACCTTTTCCTTCGAGGTGATCGAGGCGGCGCTGGACGATTACAAGACCGATCTGGAAAGCTTCGACGCACGGATCGAGATGCGGTTTTCCTTCCCGGTGAAGGTCGAGAGCCTGCGCTCGGGGCTTCAGGGCTATCAATATTACGATATCGCGCTGGAGCTGGTGGAAACCGCCGGCGTGCGCCGCAAGATCCTGCATCTGGATTATGTCTACAGCTCGACCTGCCCCTGTTCGCTGGAGCTCTCCGAACATGCGCGCCGCGCGCGCGGGCAACTGGCGACGCCGCATTCGCAGCGCTCGGTGGCGCGGATCTCGGTCGAGATGAAGGAGGGCGGCTGTCTGTGGTTCGAGGATCTCATCGGGCTCTGCCGCAAGGCGGTGCCGACCGAGACCCAGGTGATGGTGAAACGCGAGGACGAACAGGCCTTTGCCGAGCTCAACGCCGCCAATCCGATCTTTGTCGAAGACGCCGCGCGGCTTTTCGCCGAGCAGCTCCAGGCGGATCCGCGCATCGGCGATTTCCGCGTGCTGGCGAGCCATCAGGAGAGCCTGCATTCCCACGATGCGGTATCGGTTCTGACCGAAGGCACCACATTTGCCAATGACAGCCTCGATCCGCGTCTGTTCTCGACGCTGATTCACGCCGGCTGA
- a CDS encoding helicase-related protein, translating to MPQRARVAAVLGPTNTGKTHYAIERMLAHRTGMIGLPLRLLAREVYDKVVAARGPSVVALVTGEERIVPPRAAYWVCTVEAMPEGLGCDFVAIDEIQLCADPERGHVFTDRLLRMRGQHETLFLGSDTMRGPIAALVKGCEFMRRERMSQLSYIGSKKISRMPARSAIVGFSVDNVYAIAELIRRTKGGAAVVMGALSPRTRNAQVDLYQNGEVDYLVATDAIGMGLNLDIDHVAFSSLNKFDGRRMRELQPNELAQIAGRAGRGMKPGTFGTTGDAGQIPEDWVEAICNHNFTPLRKLNWRNPNLRFGSIPALIDSLEQAPQDEWLVKAREADDLQVLKSLGQEAEVLARAGNPASVQLLWDVCRIPDFRGISHAEHSGLLQVIFQHLHERGTIPHDFMARQVKRIDRTDGDIDALSKRLAYIRTWTYVAQRRGWVDDESHWREATRAVEDALSDALHARLTQRFVDRRTSVLLRRLKQKEALLAEVNDKGEVTVEGEFVGRLEGFRFRQDQGATGQEAKTLKQASLQALAPHFHLRADRFYNAPDTEIDFTEQGGLMWGEQAVGRLAKGDDALKPRVVAFVDEIAGPDVIQKVERRLQHFIDRKIAAQFEPLLNLQRDETLTGLARGFAFRMVEAMGIIPRGQVADEVKQLDQDARGALRKHGMRFGQYTIFMPLLLKPAPTRLRLVLWSLFTDLDTFPEAPPPGLVTVPNIRDVPMQHYTLAGYRPAGERAIRIDMLERLADLLRAQDSRGGFEANPDMLSITGMTLDQFADLMQGLGYKAEKGEREKVRSADQVVTEESQPSGEPAENEPVMDAAQEEENTPAAAPDAADTPPAADAVPGAEGYDDEGVAPVAEDPEAVEVDDHIPEADDTDLLPGSAPDEALAGPEIEAFYTFTWGGNRNRGPRREGGRDGGRGERQHAKGGGPRGKGGAPKGKGGKPGKGKPQGQKGAKTYESRPRKEDKIDPDNPFAAALMGFKGKS from the coding sequence ATGCCCCAGCGCGCACGGGTTGCGGCCGTTCTCGGCCCGACCAATACAGGCAAGACCCATTACGCCATCGAGAGGATGCTGGCGCATCGCACAGGCATGATCGGCCTGCCGCTGCGCCTGCTTGCCCGCGAGGTCTATGACAAGGTGGTCGCGGCGCGCGGCCCCTCGGTGGTGGCGCTGGTCACCGGCGAGGAGCGCATCGTGCCGCCGCGCGCCGCCTATTGGGTCTGCACCGTCGAGGCGATGCCCGAGGGGCTGGGCTGCGATTTCGTCGCCATCGACGAGATCCAGCTTTGCGCCGATCCAGAGCGCGGCCATGTCTTCACCGACCGGCTGCTGCGCATGCGCGGGCAGCACGAGACGCTGTTTCTGGGCTCCGACACGATGCGCGGCCCGATTGCGGCGCTGGTGAAGGGCTGCGAATTCATGCGTCGCGAGCGGATGAGCCAATTGAGCTATATTGGTTCGAAAAAGATAAGCCGCATGCCTGCACGCTCGGCCATCGTCGGGTTTTCGGTCGATAATGTCTATGCCATCGCCGAGCTGATCCGGCGCACCAAAGGCGGTGCCGCGGTGGTGATGGGGGCGCTCAGCCCGCGCACGCGCAATGCGCAGGTGGATCTCTACCAGAATGGCGAGGTCGATTATCTCGTGGCCACCGATGCCATCGGTATGGGGCTCAATCTCGATATCGACCATGTGGCGTTCTCCTCGCTCAACAAGTTCGACGGGCGGCGGATGCGCGAGTTGCAGCCCAACGAGCTGGCGCAGATCGCCGGGCGCGCGGGCCGGGGGATGAAGCCCGGCACCTTCGGCACCACCGGCGATGCCGGCCAGATCCCCGAGGACTGGGTGGAGGCGATCTGCAATCACAACTTCACGCCGCTGCGCAAGCTCAACTGGCGCAACCCGAATCTGCGCTTCGGCTCGATCCCGGCGCTGATCGACTCACTGGAGCAGGCGCCGCAGGACGAATGGCTCGTCAAGGCGCGCGAGGCCGACGACCTGCAAGTGCTGAAGTCGCTGGGGCAGGAGGCCGAGGTGCTGGCGCGGGCCGGCAATCCGGCCTCGGTGCAGCTCTTGTGGGATGTCTGCCGGATTCCGGATTTCCGGGGAATCAGCCACGCGGAACACTCTGGCCTGTTGCAGGTTATCTTTCAGCACCTGCACGAACGCGGTACGATACCGCATGATTTCATGGCGCGGCAGGTCAAGCGGATCGACCGCACCGATGGCGATATCGACGCGCTGTCGAAGCGGTTGGCATATATCCGCACATGGACCTATGTGGCGCAGCGGCGCGGCTGGGTCGATGACGAAAGCCATTGGCGCGAGGCAACCCGCGCGGTAGAAGACGCTCTATCCGATGCGCTTCATGCGCGTCTGACGCAAAGATTTGTAGATCGGCGGACATCCGTATTGCTCCGCCGGTTGAAGCAGAAGGAGGCCCTCTTGGCCGAGGTGAACGACAAGGGTGAAGTGACCGTCGAAGGCGAATTCGTCGGTCGGCTGGAAGGGTTCCGGTTCCGGCAGGATCAGGGCGCGACAGGGCAGGAGGCGAAGACGCTGAAGCAGGCGTCTCTCCAGGCGCTGGCACCGCATTTCCATCTGCGGGCGGACCGGTTCTACAACGCGCCGGATACCGAGATCGATTTCACCGAGCAGGGTGGTCTGATGTGGGGCGAGCAGGCGGTGGGCCGGCTTGCCAAGGGGGACGACGCGCTGAAACCGCGCGTGGTGGCCTTTGTCGACGAGATCGCCGGGCCGGATGTGATCCAGAAGGTGGAACGCCGCCTTCAGCATTTCATCGACCGCAAGATTGCCGCGCAGTTCGAGCCGCTGCTGAATCTCCAGCGCGACGAGACGCTGACCGGTTTGGCGCGGGGCTTTGCCTTCCGCATGGTCGAGGCGATGGGCATCATCCCGCGCGGTCAGGTGGCCGACGAGGTCAAGCAGCTCGACCAGGACGCGCGCGGCGCGCTGCGCAAGCACGGCATGCGCTTCGGCCAGTACACGATCTTCATGCCGCTGCTGCTGAAGCCGGCGCCGACCCGGCTGCGGCTGGTGCTCTGGTCGCTCTTCACCGATCTCGACACCTTCCCCGAGGCGCCGCCGCCGGGGCTGGTGACGGTGCCGAATATCCGCGACGTGCCGATGCAGCATTACACGCTGGCGGGCTACCGCCCGGCGGGCGAGCGCGCGATCCGCATCGACATGCTGGAGCGTCTGGCAGATCTCTTGCGCGCGCAGGACAGCCGCGGCGGGTTCGAGGCCAATCCCGATATGCTCTCGATCACCGGCATGACGCTGGACCAGTTCGCCGACCTCATGCAGGGGCTGGGTTACAAGGCCGAGAAGGGCGAGCGCGAGAAGGTGCGCAGCGCCGATCAGGTCGTGACCGAGGAGTCTCAACCCTCTGGCGAACCGGCTGAAAATGAGCCCGTCATGGATGCGGCGCAGGAGGAGGAGAACACCCCCGCCGCCGCGCCCGATGCCGCCGACACACCGCCTGCCGCCGATGCGGTGCCGGGCGCCGAGGGGTATGACGACGAGGGCGTCGCGCCGGTCGCCGAAGACCCGGAGGCCGTCGAGGTCGACGATCACATCCCCGAGGCCGACGATACCGATCTGCTGCCGGGCAGCGCGCCCGACGAAGCGCTGGCCGGCCCCGAGATCGAGGCGTTCTATACCTTCACCTGGGGCGGCAACCGCAATCGCGGCCCGCGCCGCGAAGGCGGGCGTGACGGTGGCCGTGGCGAGCGCCAGCATGCCAAGGGCGGCGGTCCGCGCGGCAAGGGCGGCGCGCCCAAGGGCAAGGGTGGTAAGCCTGGCAAGGGTAAGCCGCAGGGCCAGAAGGGCGCCAAGACCTACGAATCGCGTCCCCGCAAGGAGGACAAGATCGACCCGGACAACCCCTTTGCCGCCGCGCTCATGGGGTTCAAGGGCAAGTCGTAA
- a CDS encoding RNA-binding S4 domain-containing protein, which produces MADAPAVPAKLRIDKWLWQARFFKTRSLAAKAVSGGLRVNGLGVSKPAFAVGPGDVLTFAQGRVVRVIRVVALGTRRGPAPEAQALYDDLDPPAARPPQPVEPPAPRYEGGGRPTKRDRRALDARRDMLE; this is translated from the coding sequence GTGGCTGACGCTCCCGCCGTTCCCGCCAAGCTGCGCATCGACAAATGGCTCTGGCAGGCCCGCTTCTTCAAGACGCGGAGCCTTGCCGCCAAGGCCGTGTCGGGCGGGTTGCGGGTCAACGGGCTCGGCGTGTCGAAACCGGCCTTTGCCGTGGGGCCGGGCGATGTGTTGACCTTTGCACAGGGGCGCGTTGTGCGGGTGATCCGCGTGGTGGCGCTCGGCACGCGACGCGGGCCGGCACCGGAGGCGCAGGCGCTGTACGATGACCTCGACCCGCCGGCCGCGCGCCCGCCGCAACCGGTCGAGCCGCCGGCGCCGCGCTATGAGGGCGGGGGCCGCCCGACCAAGCGCGACAGACGTGCGCTCGATGCGCGCCGGGATATGCTTGAATGA
- a CDS encoding SCP2 sterol-binding domain-containing protein: MSDIVTAAVEALNAKLDGRGFDGVAKFVIEGEGSILVDANGARAGDEAADVTLTADSGTFRQIIEGSLNPTSAFMSGRLSIDGDMGAAMRLGGVFS, encoded by the coding sequence ATGAGCGACATCGTGACCGCGGCGGTCGAGGCGCTGAACGCAAAGCTGGATGGGCGGGGTTTTGACGGCGTGGCCAAATTCGTGATCGAGGGCGAAGGCAGCATCCTTGTGGATGCCAATGGCGCCCGCGCGGGCGACGAGGCCGCCGATGTCACGCTGACCGCCGATAGCGGCACATTCCGGCAGATCATCGAGGGCTCTCTGAATCCGACGAGCGCCTTCATGTCGGGCCGGCTTTCGATTGATGGTGATATGGGCGCCGCGATGCGCCTCGGTGGAGTTTTTTCCTGA
- the fdxA gene encoding ferredoxin FdxA produces MTYVVTENCIACKYTDCVEVCPVDCFYEGENTLVIHPDECIDCGVCEPECPADAIRPDTEPDMEKWVEFNRKYSEMWPVIISKKDPMPDADERDGEEGKMEKYFSEAPGEGG; encoded by the coding sequence ATGACTTATGTGGTCACTGAGAACTGCATCGCCTGCAAATACACCGACTGCGTCGAAGTCTGCCCCGTGGATTGCTTCTACGAGGGTGAGAACACGCTGGTGATCCATCCCGACGAATGCATCGACTGCGGCGTCTGCGAGCCGGAATGCCCGGCGGATGCGATTCGGCCCGATACCGAGCCGGACATGGAGAAATGGGTCGAGTTCAATCGCAAGTATTCCGAGATGTGGCCGGTGATCATCTCGAAGAAAGACCCGATGCCCGACGCCGACGAGCGCGACGGCGAAGAGGGCAAGATGGAGAAATACTTCTCCGAGGCGCCGGGCGAGGGCGGCTGA
- a CDS encoding monovalent cation:proton antiporter-2 (CPA2) family protein encodes MDGFLFQASVYLAAAVIAVPIAARLGLGSVLGYLLAGIIIGPVLHLVAATEDLRHFAEFGVVMMLFIIGLELEPRALWDMRHRLVGLGGSQILLTMFAVMAAAMAMGLSWPTALACGMVFALSSTAIVLQTLSEKGLMQSSGGRSAFSVLLTQDIAVIPMLVVLPLLAVETTASLGPDGSIQRPVAEAADVHHGLSLVEGLPGWGVALVTLAAVALIILAGIYGARPLFRHINSARLPEMFTAVALLIVVGIAFLMELVGLSPALGTFLAGVVLANSEFRHQLESDIEPFKGLLLGLFFITVGAGIDIGAFMREPMTILGLALGLIVVKGAILHGLALAFRLRRRGRLLFTLSLAQAGEFGFVLISFALQLNIFTEALGQRLLLVVALSMLITPLLFILYDRASRQIDEARDAQPADKVEADGPIIIAGIGRFGQIVNRLVQSSGYKTVVIDHDMQTIELMRRFGYRGFFGDPTRPELLHAAGIKDAKVLVAGLDDPKSTTKLVRFARRMREDVFIVARAHDRTHVYELYQAGADKIVREMFDSSLRAGRYVLEEVGMTEYEAAIAQETFYHHDRETVRELAQLWDPNIPSAKNEAYIKRAQELEKELETALYTALAEQKNDAA; translated from the coding sequence ATGGACGGATTTCTTTTTCAGGCCTCGGTTTATCTTGCCGCCGCGGTGATCGCCGTGCCGATCGCGGCTCGGCTCGGGCTCGGCTCCGTCCTGGGCTATCTGCTTGCCGGCATCATCATCGGCCCCGTTCTGCACCTCGTCGCCGCGACCGAGGATCTGCGCCATTTCGCCGAGTTCGGCGTGGTGATGATGCTCTTCATCATCGGGCTGGAGCTGGAGCCGCGCGCGCTCTGGGACATGCGGCACAGGCTGGTGGGGCTCGGCGGCTCGCAGATCCTGCTGACCATGTTCGCGGTCATGGCCGCGGCGATGGCGATGGGGCTGAGCTGGCCCACGGCGCTGGCCTGCGGCATGGTCTTTGCCCTGTCGTCCACCGCCATCGTGCTGCAAACGCTCAGCGAAAAGGGGCTGATGCAATCCTCGGGCGGGCGCTCGGCCTTTTCGGTGCTGCTGACGCAGGATATCGCGGTGATCCCGATGCTGGTGGTGCTGCCGCTGCTGGCGGTCGAGACCACGGCCAGCCTCGGGCCCGACGGCTCGATCCAGCGCCCGGTGGCCGAGGCCGCCGACGTTCATCACGGCCTGTCGCTGGTCGAGGGGCTGCCGGGCTGGGGCGTGGCGCTGGTGACACTGGCCGCCGTGGCACTGATCATTTTGGCTGGGATCTACGGCGCCCGGCCACTCTTCCGGCATATCAACTCCGCCCGCCTGCCCGAGATGTTCACCGCCGTGGCGCTGCTGATCGTGGTGGGCATCGCCTTTCTGATGGAGCTGGTGGGCCTGTCGCCGGCGCTCGGCACCTTTCTGGCCGGCGTGGTGCTGGCCAACTCGGAATTCCGCCATCAGCTCGAGTCGGATATCGAACCGTTCAAGGGGCTGCTGCTGGGGCTGTTCTTCATCACCGTCGGCGCCGGCATCGACATCGGCGCCTTCATGCGCGAGCCGATGACCATCCTCGGGCTGGCGCTGGGGCTGATCGTGGTGAAGGGCGCGATCCTGCACGGGCTGGCGCTGGCGTTCCGGCTGCGCCGACGCGGGCGGCTGCTCTTCACCCTGTCGCTGGCGCAGGCGGGTGAGTTCGGCTTCGTGCTGATCTCCTTCGCGCTGCAACTCAATATCTTCACCGAGGCGCTCGGCCAGCGGCTGCTGCTGGTGGTGGCGCTGTCGATGCTGATCACGCCGCTGCTCTTCATCCTCTACGATCGCGCCTCGCGCCAGATCGACGAGGCGCGCGATGCCCAGCCCGCCGACAAGGTCGAGGCGGACGGGCCGATCATCATCGCCGGCATCGGGCGCTTCGGGCAGATCGTGAACCGGCTGGTGCAAAGCTCGGGCTACAAGACCGTGGTGATCGACCACGACATGCAGACCATCGAGCTCATGCGCCGCTTCGGCTATCGCGGCTTCTTCGGCGACCCGACCCGTCCCGAGCTGCTGCATGCGGCGGGAATCAAGGATGCCAAGGTGCTGGTGGCCGGGCTCGACGATCCGAAATCCACCACCAAGCTGGTGCGCTTTGCCCGCCGGATGCGCGAAGACGTGTTCATCGTCGCCCGCGCCCATGACCGCACCCATGTCTATGAGCTCTACCAGGCCGGCGCCGACAAGATCGTGCGCGAGATGTTCGACAGCTCGCTGCGCGCCGGGCGCTATGTGCTCGAAGAGGTGGGGATGACGGAATACGAGGCCGCCATCGCGCAGGAGACCTTCTATCACCACGACCGCGAGACGGTGCGCGAGCTGGCGCAGCTCTGGGATCCGAACATCCCGTCGGCGAAGAACGAAGCCTATATCAAACGCGCGCAGGAGCTGGAGAAAGAGCTGGAAACGGCGCTTTACACGGCGCTGGCGGAACAGAAGAACGACGCGGCATAA